aatgaagcatttttaattacgaatatGAGTCATTTAACGAAGATAAATAAGTCTATTATCAGTTGATCAGTGATATCTttgtgtaaaataaaaagtgtgtatatatatatatatattttttttttcataattatcatgCATTTCTCGatcaagaggaaaaataaagaacctACCTCGAAGCATGCATCGTCAAAGTttgtattgtttaaatataatctgCCTGGTTTAGCGGCATGACGATCCAACATTTCACATATCGTTGGAGCTCTTCCGACAGGTTTCCAATGCTCGTAATCGTAGTTACTTAAAATCATGAACATATGTGGGACCCATAATCTCATAGTATTAAAACTGAAAGAATATATCAAAACACATTGATCTTTATAACATTAACAAGGCATTTTatttgtactatatatatatatatatatatatatatatatatatatatctttctctttctctttctttaggaattaaacgttttataatatcaaaaaagtattcacgattaaaattaatatttttttctttacgtttatatcttacgtattaatcgataatgttGCTGTTATTAACGAAtagatatgattattattatcattattattatcattattcttataataaagtaaagaaaaaaaaaaagaaaaaaaaagaaagaaagaaagaatgaaagaagaaataacgtGAACGATATGggtcaagaaaaaaaggtttCTCATTGGATTTTACTTACCCGAGCATACTTCCAAATTGTAGGAAAGTTACGTAGGAGAAGGCTGGAAGATAAGGCGCCGAGAACAAGAGTTTAGTGTTGTAAAGGTCGATTCGCATTTTTTCGAGGCTCGCCCTTAACGTCGGCCGTGATAATTGCGTCTTCTGGACGACCAAAGCTTTTATCTGGAAAACGAACGTGCAAGAGGAGAGAACAATGCGAGAGGCCGACGGTCTCTCTAGAATCCTCCCCGTAGGTGAATTATACATCCGACGCTACCAACACGCCGTCCCGGTATCTAAATGTTCTATTCGCTTGGAAAATCCGATTTTGCCGTTTCTCTGTTTTCTCGAGTCAGACGGCAACCTACCATTCCCTCCCCCTCAACCGTTTCTACCCTTTACCGTACCataccaaccaaccaaccaaccaaccaaccaaccaacccgGGCCAAGCATCCCTTTCTCACGTGCTTTTGCTGGAcgtatcgtaaataaaaagtgTCGTTTGTTTTCTACGTGCaaagatatctctctctctttctttctttctctctctttctctctcttcttctgtcATGGCCGTTTGTTAAAAGTATCAGAGGGTgaatttagagaaaaaaaaaaaacaaaaaaaaaaaaaaatgagaaaaaaaaaagaaaaagaaggaaaagaggaactCCTCGCGTATTTTCGTTCTACAATAGGGGGATTGACCTTGCGGACAAGTTAACGACCGATAAGACTTTGTCACGTAATCAATCTTGattcctacatatatatatatatatatatatatatatatatatatatatatacatacatcgacGATAGAAAATCTCATAAAGTATTGGCTGGGAATTACACGTAAGCTTAGTTggaattattttgatttagcttttttttttccttcttcttctttttcttctcctcttttttctttctttgaccCTTCCTTTCTAAACGAACGATTTGTCATATGTTGATTcataaatgatgataaaatagaaagaaaagaaaaatctttaacTCATAGACATTACTGTTACGTTAgttacatgaaaaaaaaattgttggaAGTAAGAATTTTTggacaataaattattaatttattgtccaaatattattattatgattcctattttccttcttcttcttcttcttattattattatcatttttgaaTTATACAGCATTGATATATAGcatcttatatttataagtaatagattaattattataaattaattattattataaattaattattaatcatcaatctttaaatatgaataataacatTGGAATACGGTATGGTAGGAGTATCATGTTGGACGTGGTATTTTAATTCGACCTATTGTTGTTTACAAATTGAGTTTAGTATaaatttgagagagagagagagagagagagagagagaaaagagaatgttCTGAAAATTCAGACGATAGCTAAAATATTCGTATAGGTTTCGTCAGTAGGAATGTCagaaattttgattattaacgCGATCGTTTGGCCGTAAACGAGTCCCACGAGATATGAGAGCGTAATATTCAGCAATTTACGAGCATTGATTAAACCACGTCGTTAAAATAGTCTCTATTATCATGGTTCTTCATTACGACGTACGTTGAATGATGAGTTAACGTTGAagccatctatccatccatccatccatccaaccATCCATACCAAGCCATTTTCAGAACGATTTATAGTGTAAATTCACGAAAGGGAAAATGATTGAACTCTCATTGATTGGTTTGGAATAgtgaagaaggaaggaaggaataaagaaaagaatgagagaaagaaagaaaaagaatttctaggataaggatcgaaaagaaagttaTTTCCTTACTATAACGCGAGAGAAGAGTTAGAGCGCTACCcgttataattacttttacgATCCTCAATctaagaaaacttttctacCTATCCTTTTTGCTATGTTTCCAACGTTAACAGTTCGCGTAAATTCGATCTTAGCGAAGGTTCAGAAAAGTTACGTGCGTTAGATGAAACTTTCGCGTTAAAACTTGTCTTTAATTAACCGATCGACATGATAGGAGAATGATATACAGGGTGAGTCGATAACAATTTGTTGGATGGTAAGAATTcaagaaataatgattaagaaaaaaagaaaaaaaaaaaaagagaacattaATAAGAACAGACTGGTTATTtctgtttgattttttttttatatacaaagagaaacgatttatatgtaataatatattgttcattatttgtttttcttcttcttctttttgcctttttttttcctcttttatcgatctatatatatatgtatatatatatatgtatatatatatacataattatgtgaataattatcatgtcatgtaattattattgactCACTCTATATAACGACTACTACATATCGATTAATTACGAACCTTACCGAGAATGTATCGGCCGGTTTTCTTGTGTTCATGGTGTACATTctacgaaataattttaatgccTCATCCTGCCTTCCAATTTCCATGAGATGTTTTGGACTTTCAGGTAACATGCTAGCAGTAACAAGTCCAAGAACAGGTGGTATTGAacaaagaagtaaataaattcgCCAGCTGTTATAGCTTTTACCAAATACATCGACTACCCATTCTAAGGGTAATATAGTAAAGCCCAAAgctataaagaaaataaattattattaataattatagaatataatttctctAGATAGtcttattatatctatacatatatacatatatatatatatatatatatatatatatattatattttgtgcAAATGGATATTATTACAACGagtatttgattatttaagctttgatattttaatatttaattgattattaattaaatgttattgaataaaagaaacaaaaaatattttatattctcttgTTATTATGACTTTTCGTTGAATCAAATCTCATCAGTACGATTATATCAACGTATGAATCGTTTCCTACCTGCTGGTACGATAGTTGCCATGGAAAACAGAAAACCAGACCAGGCGGCGAAACGTGGTTTATATGTTGCAGAGTGAAATTCTGTTAAGTATCCCATCACCATCGAGGGTGGACCGCCAGCTCTGGAATTTATATGTGTGTCTCTTTGTGTTTGCttgtttgtctctctccctctttctgcctatgtgtgtgtgtatatacatatatacatatatatatatatatatatatatatatatatatatgtatatgtcataaagagaaatataatagatgCATGTAAGTGGACGCGAGCGTGCACAGGCAtatgcacatatgtatatacgtgagTACGCTTATAGAAGTAAAAGTATGGTTACGTCAATTCCAAATTATGATATAGTAACATcaaataagataagaaaattattctctttaagCTTTTAAACGAGGAAATAATATAGCACACGTAAATCATTTGTGTTGCATgttaattatcctttttttttttctttttttttttttttttttttttttgttcaccactcttttagtttttcttcttccttttttttacttctttttttttgttttctctttttcctctttttttcgtttctatcctATATCATTCGTTCTTTACTCACATGACACCGCTGATAAATTTGATGAGTAAGAACACGTGATACGAGTCTACAGCAGTGCTTAGTATATTTAGGATGGAATCCGCTAGTAAGCCAAGAACGAACAAGGTCCTTCTGCCTACGTAAATCGTCACGTAATCCCACAACGAAGCAGTGGCCAGCATTGCTATTGATAAGACAAACAAATACATCGTTTTAGttgtaattgttttatttcataagatcaagAATCAAATTTCGAATCCGTGTTTTTATCACGGAACGAGTTTCAtagtgtgtgcgtgtgttttttttttttttttttttcttttctttttttgttttccatacttgtttgttaattttttttttttttaactgatataatttttgtctcttgttccttttttttttttgttgtttttgttttttaaatcaaacgtTATCATTCAATTTCAAAGATTTTATGATAATGCGACTTTGGTTATCAGTGACAAGCAACGTGTTCTCTGgacaaaattattacgatagatagataaatagatagtgCAGTTTGAAAGATCTGTGAATAATTGtcggagaaaaggaaagaagataaaaaagtgaaaaacaaaaaaagaaaaaaaaaaagaaaaaagaaaataaagagaaaatcatttttacctATGAAGGGAAATGCAATGAGTAGTCCTTTTCGAAAAAATGTAAGTTGCAGGTCGCATTCGGCAGATGCTAAAATAAATGCGGGTGATGTTGTATCAAAGGCACCGGTCCATGCTATCGGCAATGCCGCCATGAAGAGTAATACGTTGAACAGTCCAAAGcctaaaaattattttttaattaagattGTGCGATTGTATTCGTACGTAAGAATAAGTCGTTGTACGTTCAGACATATTTTCGGTCAATTACTCAAAGTCCATATTTgaattagattatttatttggaAATATACGCAATTTTTATCTGAAATATGATAAAGCTGAGTGAAGAAAtccaagaaaagaaatattgtattgataattctttgataatctttaatgtatataatattcgacgcatctcattaattatttttcgtattaatcAAAGtgtagagagaagaaaaaagaaaaaaaaaaaaaaaaaagaaaaaaaaaagaaatgaaaaatgaaagatagaaaaaaagaaaagaaacggagaagaagaagaagaagaaataagaacgtctttcgataaaaaaaaaaaaaaacctaccAGTAACCGAAATAGCTCTTTCATATTCGGCAGGTTCATCGACGTTGACATTACCtatcaaaataaacaaaaaatgaaatatcaatttttaattttttcctatcgtatgaaaaaaatttgccacataatatataatacatattgatGTCAATCAAaaattgtacatataaatgtacatatacacacacacatatatatatatatttgtagaatattttatttctttctcaccGGTTATTGTTGAGATTTTATCCTCCTCTGATGTTTCTTTGACCATATCCAAAGATCAAGGAGACAATAAGATTCACTTGAAGATGACGTTTGCGATGAAGAAGAGGTCGTTCGCTCGTTGTCGAACGCTTCCACGCgtttaaatcaatatatttacgtaGATCGAAGTTgaacaaaaattttcaagCTGAAGAAATTcacacataaacatatatatttatttatttatatacacatacacattcgcatatatacatacatatatatacatatatatatatatatatatatatatatatatatatatccgtgatgagaattaataaaaaaaaaaaagtcacacTTCGCGAACTAttcgaagggaaaaaaagaaaaaacgagctCCTCGACGTTAATCGAAGTTCGATATTTTCGATAGAATTTTGAAAACGTCGCACACcaattttcgtataataataagattgttTTATTAGAAAGTGTTTTAGAAGGCGGCTAGCACATTTTTCGAAGATTCGCGCGACACTCCaactcgagaaaaaaagaaagagagaaagagagagagaaagagagagagagagagaaagaggagagagagagagagtgagagagagagagagagaaagggagataaaTACACACTCGATAGCGGACGAATGAGCTTTTACTGGCAACTGTCCCGTCCACGACCGACGCACGTTCCTACGACTTGCCAATAAAAACGGGTCAAACGATTCAATTGATACGCACGCTTCTCAAGCTGCTTCTAATCGTCCGAACGGCCATACGAAAACAGTTGTTAGGGAATCCCTCGCTCTGCTCGATAAGGAATGTCGCGTTTCGTACGTTATcgtgttaatttttattttatatatgcatatatcttttctcttcttttttcttctagttttttctttttcctttttaatactttttcctcttttttctttttttttttttcttcgtcaccTTCTCCCACTCCCTTCGCCGTTTTTAtttccctccttttttcttcttacgccAGAGTCGATAGTTTTGTTCAAGGTCATCGAACGCGCACATAGGGCGGAGAGGGGGGagaagggaggggggggggaaagtaAAGGGGAGATGGGTAGGCTTAATACAATTTCCGTAAGAGATATTTCTCGACGAttattacgttttctttttctttttctttttctttttctttttctttttcttttttttgcatgaCCTTAGCCTGGCAAATGTAAGAAACACGGATACGCACAATAAATCTGCACGCATTCAACgtttattgattataaaatatcatcgatctcgaggaaaaaaaaaaacaatgatttaatttaaagaataGATATCCATGATACGAAACGTGATcgtattacaataaatatgatttcgaCCAATGAAGAAGCGCGATCGTTCAAGTTCTTtatagtttcttctttttcgattacGTCAAATCAGCTTATAGTGGAAGAGGACGGGGGGAAGGGTGGGGTGGGATAGTCACGTTTTGATTTACACTTTACCCACGTTTCCAGTTTTGTTTAGATATTCATTTTGCACCGTTAAATCTAtaagaaaacttttcaaattaGATATTCTATCACATTGAAAGTTCTAATTAAAGTCTTCTTACTTCCGTAAACAGTGATATATAATGATGCCATTAGTATCGTTACTTATACGACGTTGATTATCTCTGATATGATAATCATAAGggaataaatatgaatgatttaagattaatttgaaattctcAAGTGATATTTGTTGCTTGAACGAATTGATGAACGTTAGACCGTACATAAAACGTACacaacgtatatacatacgtatgacTATCTGAACGTTCCGGAAAGGACTGAAAAAGTGATTCGCGCGAAAGATAAGTTTTCTCACGGTGAACGAATAACcaaggcagagagagagagagagagagagagagagagagagagagagagagagggagagagaaagagaaaagaagaaggagagagagatgctaACGTCGCGTTGAActttgaaaaaagattaaaagatttttaccGTTTGATGTCTTAtctgtttattatcgttaaacaaatcgatttaattcgttgaattgtgtgtgtctgtgtgtctgtgtgtctgtgtgtgtgtgtgtgtgtgtgttgaaTATTAATCTCTATATCCGATAATTAATAGaacttaatagaaaaatatttttataatagcgtgaataaagaacatttaaatttgaatttcatcatatcaatttcttttttttatagaaaactaATGAAACgtaatatacgtatttacttaGACATATCCATTCGAATATTGCAATCAATCATTATACTTttcctatctatttatctttcactctttcaaGATATGGATAATATTgctttttctatcgttaattgataaatattattgatataaatcgATAGATTTATAGAGATTGATAATAAGATCGTATGATActtcctatctctttttttatttctttttatatatatatatatatatatatatatatatatatatatatatatatttggatatacttcaatacatataaaaattttaattaaaacaatatcaAATGTCTATTCAAGTTTAAAATGGAACAAATGATATAATAGAATCAAAATAGGTTGATATCAATCGATCTTTTATCTCATTATCTcattaacttcttttttctttttttccttttgtttttttttttttttttttttttttgcaaataatcccccaaaaaaaaatacttttggtctcgaaaatttgttttttttctttttttttttttttcttttcatttattttttcctcttatcgATCAATCAACCAACTcgaagtaatttttattaattctgaTGTCAATATTAATCGTGtctaattgataaattaatattttctgaaAGAGCTGATCTCCTTTGAAATTTCGAACTTGGTCTCGTGATTTTACAAGAATCGAAGGCGTTAATTAGTATCGAAAACAAAttgaagagagacagagagagagagagagagagagagagagagagagagagcaagagcaaGAGCAAAATAGAGGAAGATAAATTTAGTAAGCTCGACACCCCTCAGAAGGCTATATAtggctctttctctcgcttaaAGTAGAAACGAAAACGGATATTTGATTCGGTGTTAGGTAGCCTTTGGCCCATTTTCACCAACGCGCCCAAAGTGTGCCTGACCCAGTTGACAAGAACACGAGAGTGCCATTCAATTTCCACGGATAGTGGAGGAGAACGAGCTTCTGGTACAGCTTGGGCATCTCAGTTTCCACTTCTCAACGTGTACATTTGGCAGACTTTTGCTTCTatctcctatctctttctctttcaatcgtTATAAACCATCTAAAAGCATCATTTCTATACGCTAAAAactgaatttaatattattgaaattatcacGACGGATAATTTGTGGATAAAACTATTAGaagtgataaaaaattttctgcgacgtaagaatattttcaaacacgGAGGagtttttattgtaaaaaaaaaaaaaaaaaaaaaaaaagagaaaagagaaaaagagaaaaaagaaaaaaaaactagaccGACCTTtcgatatataagtattatggTATAATAATGTGATACCGtggaatatcgataatatttattgcaaaTATGTTTAGAGGCAAaccttatgtatatatatatatatatatatatctgaatgAGTATATAGGAGTGGTCGTTAAACAGGctgatttgaattaatttttatggtAGGCTGAGCACACTCTTACTTGAGATAATTATGTGTATAACTGATAttatcaaatagaaaatgttcTGATAGTGTATAATTAAATGACGTCGGAtctgagtaaaaaaaaaaaaaaaaaaaaaagaataaaaaaatcttttttgaaggtaacaagaaaaaaaaaaagaagtataaggCGTTAATAGTTTACAACTTGGTCGAATATCTTCGATTGAAAAGGGACTATTTAGGAAGATaaaatatcatgaaaaaaaaaatgtatatatatatatatatctcaaaaaATTACAAGTACCTTTAATTTTAAGTTATAGATTCGtgaactaaatatatatatatacatatatataatcctaattatatataaacgcaAGTGAAACAGTTGAAGAAGAAGTTGCATCAGggtttatagatataattagatTTGGCTGTtacatatctattatttaaaattaaatgtacttacattttttttttttaaacaatatcttctctctttctctctctctttctctctcattctttcactcttttttttgttctcttaaaTATTCCCATTTTGAACGTATCGAAAGTACTTAgtgaaaatcgaaaatatctaCGAGAGATTATAAAGTTTCAttgtatacaaaaaaaaaaaaaaaaaaaaaaaaaagagaaaaaaagcaaaaaaaaaaaaaggaaaaaaaaaataatgaaaaagcgATTGTTGACTCGTTATAATGTCAGGTGTTCGAGTAGCTTACATATTTGCCATATACtaggatacatatatatgtgtatgcatgcGTATGTTACGAAGTTATACTTGTAATCAGCTGAGTACTCATACTCAACCTATTTTAGGTATAGTACCTGTCTGTCGATACTACGTTGGTGTAAGTCTTCCTCCTCACTTCAACAGCTGGCACCCTCACTACTAGTCAGTTGGCAACTCCCTTAATGAGTTTCTCGGGTATTCGATGCGGAATGCGGGCTCTATTCAAACTTGTTTCTCCTTCGCAGCATcggctctctctttctctctctctctctctctctctctctctttcggtctctctctttctctctctctctctctctctttctcttctgagTTCTCGCAAACGATATTACCTTGAGCGTCTGGGAGAATCTTGCCTTCGAGCATCTATTTAGCTCGATGAAGGTGGCTGCTCAGTGTCGTTTCAAGCCTTTCGTCTTCGTTCGTCTTTTATATACGAAAAGCTTCctcttcatcattttcttctttgaaacgactagaaaagaagataaggaaTGTCTCTTTATGGTATTATGATTTTCAATAGATAAACGTTCGACGTCTATTATGgattttattacgattaatacGTAGATTAATTCTTTCACGTGATACacgatataagtatatattatctttaaggaaaaatgtttaaagGACGTAGGAAGTATTGTTGAATGGTTTATCGgtgttctaatttttttttgtgtaaatctgagtaataaaaaatttgtttatatgagaagatgaaagggaaaaaatgaatatataaattaattaattaaaaaaaaaaaaaaaaaaaagaaaaaaaggaaaataaagattattttacttCCGCGAgttgtatattttaaaaaacaaaaaacaaaatatatatatatatattaatgtatgtacgtgtttacatatatatctacatagtaaataaaaaatttttatcgagcTGATTATTTCATTGGTAAGGACACAAGgagtaatttttcttcgagacATTAAATTCGCACAAGAAAACATTGTGGCGCTcggttgtttttttctttttttttttttcattcacatGCATAacttttcatccttttctttctttctattttctccttgtctccttttctcttctgaAAGTCTGGGAAATGACCAAATGCGGGCAGCAATCCCtctcgacgaagaagaagtcCTCCTCCCTGTTTGCGGGAGAATTTGCGCGGGCCCGCTATCATGCCGGAGggtaaagaaaggaaagtagAAAGTTTCAGGCTTGCGGATGAGaaacgtagagagagagagagagagacagagagagagagagagagagagagagagaagaaaaggagaaacggTGGCATTGTGCTCAAACTTATTTCTCAAGCACATAATATAAGCGACATTGTTAGTGCGAAACGaaactcgattttttttttttttctttttcttacggtTTCACAAAACCAAATTTCCACGGATTATACATTGTCAacattattcgtatatatatatatatatatatatatatttttttttttttattcattcttatttaGACATTTTTAAGatcaaaagggaaaaagaaaaaaaataatgtacatatatatatatatatatatatatatatatatatatttatatatatatgtatatacaatacttttctaatattataaaaaataaagaaggaaaaaaaaagcaaaaaaaattattattacattcgaAAGGATTATAGGCAATATGGTTGTCTCAAAAAGTTATCTAAAGTTGTCTTGCAGTTTTACGATCTAAACAAAAGATAAGCCTGTAAGAagtgtcgaaaaaaaaaaaaaagagagagaagtttaaCTTAATCGATCAATTAAACTCACTTATGAACTTTTTATCTAATCCATTTAAAATATAcctgatataataattattaaaattatgcggataataataataatgataataatacaattctcttttctattttttttctcttgtttttctttttaatcataaaattaaatgaaataataatgccGCAATCACGTTACATTCTAagagtatataattttacatcgAGTGGTTGTTGtcgcatattattttttgtctctctctttctctctctctctctctctctctctctctctctctttcttgttcgtCGCGTACTCCTTACCCTCCCCTCTccaagaaacagaaaaaaaaaagaaaaagaaaaagaaaaaaatgagaaaaaagaaatgaaacatcaaataaaat
Above is a genomic segment from Vespa velutina chromosome 13, iVesVel2.1, whole genome shotgun sequence containing:
- the LOC124953704 gene encoding synaptic vesicle glycoprotein 2B-like isoform X1, with protein sequence MVKETSEEDKISTITGNVNVDEPAEYERAISVTGFGLFNVLLFMAALPIAWTGAFDTTSPAFILASAECDLQLTFFRKGLLIAFPFIAMLATASLWDYVTIYVGRRTLFVLGLLADSILNILSTAVDSYHVFLLIKFISGVIAGGPPSMVMGYLTEFHSATYKPRFAAWSGFLFSMATIVPAALGFTILPLEWVVDVFGKSYNSWRIYLLLCSIPPVLGLVTASMLPESPKHLMEIGRQDEALKLFRRMYTMNTRKPADTFSIKALVVQKTQLSRPTLRASLEKMRIDLYNTKLLFSAPYLPAFSYVTFLQFGSMLGFNTMRLWVPHMFMILSNYDYEHWKPVGRAPTICEMLDRHAAKPGRLYLNNTNFDDACFEWKINPVVYQNSTIIASSAVLFGFLMGFLMTTRLRKQMILFAAFLISLASSFGINWAQAPPYMLTLAAAVIVTSRIASNVVNSVNADVIPIPLRATSMSIITSSGNLGVALGNVIFSALLDFECLAGFLGLGCFFIICIIITFLYPKPVRASPQSLA
- the LOC124953704 gene encoding synaptic vesicle glycoprotein 2B-like isoform X2, translating into MRPATYIFSKRTTHCISLHSNAGHCFVVGLRDDLRRQKDLVRSWLTSGFHPKYTKHCCRLVSRVLTHQIYQRCHAERGRETNKQTQRDTHINSRAGGPPSMVMGYLTEFHSATYKPRFAAWSGFLFSMATIVPAALGFTILPLEWVVDVFGKSYNSWRIYLLLCSIPPVLGLVTASMLPESPKHLMEIGRQDEALKLFRRMYTMNTRKPADTFSIKALVVQKTQLSRPTLRASLEKMRIDLYNTKLLFSAPYLPAFSYVTFLQFGSMLGFNTMRLWVPHMFMILSNYDYEHWKPVGRAPTICEMLDRHAAKPGRLYLNNTNFDDACFEWKINPVVYQNSTIIASSAVLFGFLMGFLMTTRLRKQMILFAAFLISLASSFGINWAQAPPYMLTLAAAVIVTSRIASNVVNSVNADVIPIPLRATSMSIITSSGNLGVALGNVIFSALLDFECLAGFLGLGCFFIICIIITFLYPKPVRASPQSLA